The Streptomyces kanamyceticus genome window below encodes:
- a CDS encoding helix-turn-helix domain-containing protein codes for MGQAREFTLGQRIRFYREQCGLSQKAMAELVGRGENWAYKVEHDQLPIDRISVLIKLAQVLHAEDLKDLSGGYVHGSVTGPNTEHPHVPEIRQALSLPSSLLPKNVGVVSADDFAASVTDAWTVYETQTKKRYVDVGRRLPGLLRAGHAALRDANGSDVESSTLRQLISLYGLFQIWLRRVREPTLARIAADRGLALADRASDPALLAAASWNLSCVLTSAGDVKDSVELARQTIASCRPGDDADAEHLSAYGALHLQAAVAAVRANQKTVAWDLYREAERISGRIGLDRNDWHACFGPTNVAMHGVHLAAEEGDATEALRLTDNVEMPESLALEVLPLERRTRYLIEVMNCNRIQRDDYATVYMLKKITAQSPEEVVFSPLVREAVTDLMKREKPTWRDDVRAVAQHIGMAA; via the coding sequence ATGGGGCAAGCCAGGGAGTTCACCCTCGGTCAGCGCATCCGCTTCTACCGAGAACAATGCGGCCTGTCCCAGAAGGCGATGGCGGAACTCGTCGGTCGCGGCGAGAACTGGGCGTACAAGGTTGAGCATGATCAACTCCCCATCGACCGTATCTCCGTACTCATCAAGCTCGCGCAGGTCCTCCACGCCGAAGACTTGAAGGACCTGTCCGGAGGCTACGTACACGGCTCCGTGACAGGGCCCAATACCGAGCACCCTCATGTGCCGGAGATTCGCCAAGCGCTCTCGCTACCGTCGTCCCTGCTGCCGAAGAACGTCGGTGTCGTGAGTGCTGACGACTTCGCGGCGTCCGTCACTGATGCCTGGACGGTGTACGAGACTCAGACGAAGAAGCGGTACGTGGATGTAGGACGGCGTCTTCCGGGGCTGCTTCGTGCAGGGCATGCGGCATTGCGTGACGCCAACGGCTCGGACGTGGAGAGTTCGACGCTTCGGCAGCTCATCAGCCTGTACGGGCTGTTCCAGATCTGGCTTCGCCGCGTCAGGGAGCCGACGCTCGCTCGTATTGCGGCTGACCGAGGGCTGGCGCTTGCGGACCGCGCCAGCGATCCGGCACTTCTCGCCGCGGCATCGTGGAACCTGTCGTGCGTGCTCACATCGGCTGGTGACGTAAAGGACAGCGTGGAACTCGCGAGGCAGACGATCGCGAGCTGTAGGCCCGGCGATGACGCGGATGCCGAGCATCTGTCTGCATATGGAGCCTTACACCTCCAGGCCGCGGTGGCCGCAGTGCGCGCGAACCAAAAGACTGTGGCCTGGGACCTCTACCGGGAGGCGGAGCGCATCTCGGGTCGGATCGGACTCGATCGGAACGACTGGCACGCATGCTTCGGCCCGACGAACGTCGCGATGCACGGCGTTCACCTGGCCGCCGAGGAAGGCGACGCGACCGAGGCGCTGCGGCTGACGGACAACGTCGAGATGCCGGAATCGCTGGCCTTGGAGGTCCTCCCACTGGAGCGCCGCACGCGGTACTTGATCGAGGTCATGAACTGCAACCGCATCCAACGCGACGACTACGCAACGGTGTACATGCTCAAGAAGATCACGGCCCAGTCGCCTGAGGAAGTCGTCTTCTCTCCACTGGTACGAGAGGCCGTCACCGATCTCATGAAGCGGGAGAAGCCGACATGGCGCGACGACGTGCGCGCCGTCGCGCAGCACATCGGCATGGCCGCATAG
- a CDS encoding ATP-binding protein produces the protein MSVSFEVDKRPPGAPLSKSDARRVEQMRRLAAARLHYCALAELVEPVRLIVSELVTNALEHGEGPVTFTLLWSRGTVEITVRDGSSERPKEQNPNPTSENGRGLLLVAWIADEHDGAWGIRRGGRETWCTLQAPSPGGGAA, from the coding sequence ATGTCGGTGTCCTTCGAGGTGGATAAGCGGCCGCCGGGCGCTCCTCTTTCGAAGAGCGACGCACGACGAGTGGAACAGATGAGGCGCCTGGCGGCTGCCCGTCTTCACTACTGTGCCCTCGCGGAACTCGTGGAGCCGGTCCGGCTCATCGTGAGTGAGCTGGTGACCAACGCCCTCGAACACGGCGAAGGACCAGTGACCTTCACCCTTCTGTGGTCGCGAGGCACGGTAGAGATCACCGTTCGAGACGGTTCTTCCGAACGCCCGAAGGAACAGAATCCGAACCCCACCTCTGAGAACGGCCGTGGGCTTCTCCTCGTGGCGTGGATAGCCGACGAACACGACGGTGCTTGGGGAATTCGACGGGGCGGCCGGGAAACGTGGTGCACCCTTCAAGCGCCATCACCAGGAGGCGGAGCGGCATGA
- a CDS encoding DUF5999 family protein: MCQHQIKCPTAAAAGREAAAAVALHPEQGWSLLCNGVLLFEDTGELLPDGQIIAPHRPSPTAMVTA; the protein is encoded by the coding sequence ATGTGCCAGCACCAGATCAAGTGTCCGACCGCCGCGGCGGCGGGCAGAGAGGCCGCTGCGGCTGTGGCCCTCCACCCCGAGCAGGGCTGGAGCCTGTTATGCAACGGCGTCCTGTTGTTCGAGGACACCGGCGAGCTGCTGCCGGACGGCCAGATCATCGCCCCGCACCGGCCGAGTCCCACCGCGATGGTGACGGCGTGA